The Pyxidicoccus sp. MSG2 DNA segment CCCGCAGCCGCGCGCGCAGCTCCACGGCTTCCGCCCACCCGGGCCGGGTGGCCAGCGCGGCCTCCACCAGCGAGAGGCCGCGCTCCACATCCGCCTTCGCGTCCTGACCCGTCCCGGCCCGCCACTCCGCGTGGGTCCGCCAGAAGCTGCCGAAGGCGAGCCGGGCCTCTCCGTCGTCCGGCGCCAGCTCCAGCGCCTTCGTGAAGGCGCCCTCCGCCGCCGCGAGCTCCGCGTCCGGGGCCTGCCTCCGCCGCATGAGCCAGCCGGCGCGCACCGTGTGGACCTCTCCCAGCGAGCGCCAGGCTTCAGTCTCGCGGGGGTTGAGCTCCAGCGCGCGTCGCAGTGCCTCCTCGGCGCGGGACAGCTCCGGCCTCGGGTCCTTTCCGTGCTCCAACTCGTACGCCGCCAGCGTGTGGAGGACGCGGCCCAGGTTGGCCCTCGGCACCGCGTGCCGGGGGAGCCGCTCGATGGCCCGCTGGTAGGCCTCCACCGCTGCCCGCGCGCTCGGGCCCGGGTCCCCGCCCAGCTCGCGCTGGTAGCGGGCGCGCCACGCGTGGACCTCGCCCAGGTTGTTGTCTCCCAGCCCGCCCTTCGGCGCCAGCGCGAGCCCCCGCGCGTAGGCGGCCTCCGCTTCGTCGAGCAGCGGGAAGGGCGAGCCGCCGTGCTCGCGAGCCTCGCGGGCCCGGGCGATGTGGATGGCTCCCACGCCGAAGTGGAGCGGCGCGAGCGAGGGGTTGATGGCAATCCCCTGCTGGTACATCGCGAGCGCGCGCTCCAGGTCCGGCCGTGTTTCCCCGCCGCGCGCCCGCTTCCTCCGAGCCAGCTCTTCGAAGACCTGGCCCTCTTGGAAGTACGGCACGAGCTGCCCGGGGTTGAGCGCCCGCGCCCGGCCGAGCGCCTCCGCGGCCCGCGCCAGGTCCGCCTCCCCGTCGCCACGTGAGTGGGAGGCCCGCCGCAGGTACGCGGCGCCCAGGTTTATCCACGCATCCGGCAGGTGCTCGTCGAGCTGGAGCGCCGCGCGGTAGGAGGCGATGGAGCGGTCCCGGTACGGCAGCGGGTCTCCGCCCGTCTGGTCCTCGTGGTCCGCGCGGAGCTTGAAGACGAGGCCGAGGTTGGCGTGGAAGTGGTAGTCCCGCTCCTCGGGGCCGATGCTCTCGAACGCCTCCGCCGCCTGCTGGAGCGCCTCGCGCGGGTCCTCGCCGTGTCCCAGCAGGTCGCGCGCGCGCTGCCACAGGCTCAGCCCCAGCTCCAGCCGGGCCTCCGGCCGTCCGGGCGCGAGCGCCAGCGCCGCGCGTGCCGAGGACAGTGCCTCGTCCAGCGGCGACCGGGCGTCCTCTCCGCGGCCGGTGCGCTGCTCGGCGAGACGGCGGTGGAGGCTCGCCTTCAGCACGTGCGCCGCGTAGTCGTCCGGCGCCACCGTGAGCGCGTGCGAGAGCGCCTCGGTGGCGCGAGCGAAGGGGGGCGCCACGTCGCCCTTTCCGTACAGTTCCATGACGAGGGCGGCGTACTCGAGCTGGGCCCGCGCCAGGTACACGGCGGGCACGCTCTCGCCGATGGCGGCGGCGGCGGCATGGGCGCGGCGGCCCGCCTCGAAGTCGGCGCGAGCCTCCTCCGTCCGCCCCTCGTTCCAGCGCCGGGTGGCGCGGGCCAGCAGGATGTCGCCCTGGAGCAGGGGCACCTCGAAGGACCAGGACTCGCCGCCGTCTCCTGCGTTCAGCCGCGCCAGGGCCTCGTCCAGGCGGTCCTCGTAGAAGTCGATGAGCGCCGGCACGTACGCGGGGGAGGGTGTCTCCGCGCCATCGGCCAGGCGCAGGTACGCGAGCGCCGGGTCGCGGTAGCGGCGCCGCAGGTCCGTGAGGAGGGCCTCGCGCGCGCCCACCTCGCGCAGCCGCTCCGCCTCCAGCCGCCGCGCCTGGTACTGGTGCCCCAACACCAGCGCCAGCGCGTACGCCAGCCGGGGCTCGCGGAAGCCGTGCTCCCAGGCCGTCTCCAGGTGCTCTCGCGCGGCCGCCTCGTCACCCAGGGCCAGGTGGCCCCGGCCCAGCGCGAAGTGGCCGGGCCCCAGCGCGGGAGCCCCGGCCGTGGCCAGCTCCGTCTCCAGCTCCCGCATCCGCGCGCGCAGCTTCTTCCGGTCCGCGCGCGTGTCGTGCAGCGGCGCCAGCCCGGAGTAGCGCGCCAGGGCCTCGATGTTCTCCACCCGCTCGGTGAAGCGGCGCGCCAGTCGCTCTCGCTCCGCCACCTCCCGGCGCGCCAGCACGGCCTGGCCCACCGCCACGCCCACCACCGCCAGCGCGGCCACGGCCAGCGCCGCCAGCCGCCGGTGGCGGTGCAGCCGCTTGCGCAGGCGGTACCACGCGCCCGCCGCGCGCGCCCGCACCGGCTCGCCGGAGAGGAAGCGCTCCAGGTCCTCCGCCAGCGCGCGCGCCGAGTCGTAGCGGGCCGAGCGGTCCTTCTCCAGGCACTTGAGGGTGATGGCCTCCAGGTCCGCCGGCAGGTCCGCGTCCAGCGCTCGCGGCGGGCGCGGCTCCACGGTGGCGACGTTGGCGAGCACCTCCAGGCCATTGTCCCCCGGGATGGGCGGCTCGCCCGTCATCAGGTGGTACAGCGTGGCCCCCAGGCCGTAGACGTCCGCCCGCCGGTCCAGGCGTGCCGTCTCGCCTCGGGCCTGCTCGGGCGCCATGTAGTGCGGCGTGCCCAGCACCGTGCCGCTGGCGGTGTGGCCGTCCTTCCAGTCCCGCGCCAGCCCGAAGTCCAGCACGTACGTCCGGAGGGCGCCGTCCTCCGCGCGCTCCACCAGGATGTTGGAGGGCTTCAAGTCACGGTGGATGAGGCCGGCGTGGTGGGCGGCATGCACGCCCTCGGCGGCGTCGCGCAGCACCAGTGCCTTCTGCTCCGCCGTGAGCACGCGGACCAGCGCCCCCAGCGGCTGCCCGTCCACGTACTGCATGGCGATGTACACCCGCCCCTGCACCTCGCCCACCTCGTACACCTGGCACACGCCTTGGTGCCGCACCCTCGCCTGCGCGCGGGCCTCGGCGACGAAGCGGCGGGCCAGCTCCACGTCGTCACCCCGGACGAACTTGAGGGCCACGTGGCGGCGCAGCCGCAAGTCATAGGCGAGGAACACCCGCCCCATGCCACCCTGGCCCAGCAGGCGCACGGGCTGGTAGCGGTCCCAGTCGGGCACGGGGAAGTCCAGGGCCCCCGCGTCCATGGGCGCGGGTGTCACTCCGCCCTCCGTGGGAGGCCCCTCGGCGGCGGGGGCGGAGTCCCGCTCGGAGCCCTCCGGGCCGGTGCCTCCGCGCAGCCGGCCCCGCAGCGACAGCAGCGTCTCGTCGGAGAGCTTCCCCCGGGCCACGAGCAGCTCCAGGGGTGACTGGCCCAGGCGGCGGGCCTCGGCGCCCAGGGCGTCCGCCTCCTCGCGCCCCAGCACGCCCTCCGCCAGGGCCAGGCCCAGCTCCGCTTCGTGCGCTTCCCTCATGCCCGTATCTCCACGACCTCCATGAGAGCATGCTCCCCGCGTCTTCCGAGACGGGCCGCCCCTACTCTGGTGGGAAGCGGGGCCCGCCGCCGGAGCCGTCCCAGGCGAGGCCGCCCTCCCAGGTATCGCTCCCGGTGCCGGCGAAGAGGACGGCGGGAGGCTCGATGACCCAGGTGTCCGAGGCACCCCTGCGTGTGCTGAGCCATCCGCCATGCTCCGCCAGCCGGTGCCCGATGAACTCGGGGAAGCGGCTGCCGAAGGTGACGGTGTCGCCGTAGCGCAGGGGCCCGTTGCCGGGGCCCGCGCGCCGCACCTCCCACTGCTGCTGGAGGTAGTCCCGCGAGTCGTCGGTCTCCGAGTAGTAGCAGTCCTTCCTGTCCCGCCACGCGCCCAGGCAGTTGTTGCGCTCCAGCGCGTCCTCGGTGGAGAGGACCTGGACGGTGGCGCCGTCGCGCACCTCGCCATGGCCCAGGCGCAGCTCCAGCGTCACCGGCTGCCCCGCGCCGAGACTCGGATAGGCGTAGCCGAGGGACGTCTTCGCCGCCGTGACGTACGCGCCGCTCGAGTGGCGCAGGCGGAAGGGCTGGCCGTAGCGCAGCGGCGTCCCCGGACGGACGTCGGGCACCGGCGCGAAGGGCGGGTCCACGCGGGGCGTGGTGCGCGTGAGGGCGAACCCGAAGGTCGGCGCCTGGAGCACGCGCTCGCCCAGGTTCCATTGCGCCCGGGGGATGCCCATCCACTCCAGCACCGTGGCCGTCACCGAGGTGTGGTCGAAGGGCACGTCGCCGGGGGCGCGGAACACGGTGCCCTCCTCCACCCACGGCGACACGAGGATGGCGGGTACGCGCACGCCGTAGCGGTCGAACCCGAAGCCATGCTGGAGCGGGTGGGGCGCGGGGCCCCGGCCCCAAGGAGGCATGGCACCCCAGGGCGGCGGCACGTGGTCATACGTCCCGCCGTGCTCGTCGAAGGTGATGATGAGCAGCGTGCGCTCCCACGCCGCGCGGTGGGCGCTCAGCGCGCTCACCACCTGCCGCAGGAACAGCTCCGAGCGCGTGACATTCACCGGCGGGTGGTAGTCGTTGCCGTTGACGATGTGGCCCATGACCTCGCCGGCCCAGGACGGCTCCAGGTAGGTGAAGGCGGGCAGGCTGCCGGTGCGCGCATGCTCGAAGAAGCGGGCCATGGGCTGGAAGTGCGAGTCGATGCGCTCGATGCGCTCCAGCCGGGGGAAGATGCGCCGCGTGTAGGGGACGCTGCTGAGCAGCGGCGGGAAGTTGTCGTGGCAATACACGGCCCAGTCCCGTCGGCCGGCCCGCTCCATGACGTGCCACAGCGTGTCTGTGTCGAAGGCGTCGTCCGCCAGGGGCGCGTGGATGGCCTTGGGCTCGCGGGCGTGGAAGCCGTTGTCCACCAGCCCCAGCGACGTCCCCGCCAGCGAGAAGGCCCGGTTGGCGTTCGTCTGCGTGGGCACCGAGGAGAACCACGCGTCTGACACCGCGTAGCGGCGCGCCAGCCCGTTGAGCACCGGCAGGTCCGCGGGCGTGTAGCAGCGCAGCACCTGGTCGATGCGCTCCAGCGTGCGCGCGTCCCACTTCAGGTTGAAGCGCGTGGAGAAGTCCTGGAGGAAGCCCTTCATGTCCGGCACCGCGCCGGGAGCCGGGTTCTCCTTTGCGCCATATAGCTGCACGTTGACGTGCTCGTAGTCCTCGTGCGTGTTGGCGCCGGGGTTGTTCATGGCCCGCACGCCGGGGGAGGGCACCGTGGTGCGCACGGGGTGCCCCGCGCCGTCCTTCAGCGTGTTGGCCAGGGCCTCACGGTCCAGGAAGTCCAGGCCATGGAAGGCGGGCTCCCCGGGGCGCAGCGCCGGCAGGTGGTGGAGGGGCAATTCATCGCGCCGGTACAGATGACCCAGCACGCTGTCGAAGCCCCGGTTCTCGAACATCACATGGACGATGTGTTGGATGTGGTCGCGCATGCCTCGAAGGCAGTGCAGCCCCCATGCCGTGCGCGCCTCCTCTGGAAGCGGACCGCGCGCGCTTCGTCGAAGACGCGCGTCGACGCGTCGACGTGCCCCCGTCGACGATACGGGCGCGGGCGTCGACGAAGCGCGCGTTCGCGCCCTCTATGGAGGAAGTCGCGTCCGCGAGCGCTGGCACTCCGCGTGCTCAAGGCCCGGGGGACTCCCTGGCTCGCGCGGGCATGACGTTCGCTCGGGGCAGGGCCCCACCCCGGAGTGCGTCATGAAAGTCGATTTGATGGACCCCTTCACCGGCGCGGCGAGCGGGCTGTCCGACCTCACCGAGAAGGCGCTGGAACAGAGCCCCGAGTTCGCACGGCACGTCCAGATGATGCGCGGCGACCTGCTGATGGCCGCCGAGGCCGAGCCCCCGACGGACCTGATGGGCTACCACCTGGTGACGGCCGTCACCCAGGACACCGTCAACTTCCAGTTCAAGAAGCTGTTCCAGAGCGGCGTCATCCACCGCACGCTGGAAATCGAGGACCCGGAGACGGGCATCCGGCTCTCCGCCAACCTCGACGCGCCGCTGGTGCGCTTCGGCGGTGAAAGCTCGCCGTACACCGTCCTCTTCATGCTGCGGCTGAAGAGCGGCGCGCTGACGTACTTCGAGGGCTTCGGCCCCAAGGCCCAGAAGAAGGAGCTCCGGTTCAAGGGCTGGCAGTACGCCTTCCGCGTCAACATGAACATGCTGCAGCACCAGCGCAGCGCGCCGGGCGCCGTGCCCGAGGAGGTGCGCCGGAAGCTGGAGGCGTTCTCCGATGACCTGTTCTCCATCCGCCGGCTGTTCATGGACTTCCAGAGCGCGAACCTCGCGGACTACGCGCCGGAGCTGAGCCAGCTGCCCACCGACGGCGGCGGCGGCGTCAGCCGGGGCGTGCTGCTCCAGTTCACCCGAGCCCTGGAGCTGTACTTCAAGTCCTTCAAGAACACGGAGAACCCCTACATCCTCGGCTACAGCATCGAGCGGAAGAATGCCGCCGAGGGTCCTCCGGCGCTGTTCGCGCCCAGCGGGACGACGTTCTCCTGCTTCCAGGACGCGGCGCAGCCGGGCCTGAGCAGCCTCAACTTCCTGCTGATGACGCGCGGCCAGCCCTTCCCGGTGGACCCTCGCGCGGGCGTCTTCCCGCGCAACTGGGTGACCTCTGGCGAGTACGACGGCCGCA contains these protein-coding regions:
- a CDS encoding serine/threonine-protein kinase yields the protein MREAHEAELGLALAEGVLGREEADALGAEARRLGQSPLELLVARGKLSDETLLSLRGRLRGGTGPEGSERDSAPAAEGPPTEGGVTPAPMDAGALDFPVPDWDRYQPVRLLGQGGMGRVFLAYDLRLRRHVALKFVRGDDVELARRFVAEARAQARVRHQGVCQVYEVGEVQGRVYIAMQYVDGQPLGALVRVLTAEQKALVLRDAAEGVHAAHHAGLIHRDLKPSNILVERAEDGALRTYVLDFGLARDWKDGHTASGTVLGTPHYMAPEQARGETARLDRRADVYGLGATLYHLMTGEPPIPGDNGLEVLANVATVEPRPPRALDADLPADLEAITLKCLEKDRSARYDSARALAEDLERFLSGEPVRARAAGAWYRLRKRLHRHRRLAALAVAALAVVGVAVGQAVLARREVAERERLARRFTERVENIEALARYSGLAPLHDTRADRKKLRARMRELETELATAGAPALGPGHFALGRGHLALGDEAAAREHLETAWEHGFREPRLAYALALVLGHQYQARRLEAERLREVGAREALLTDLRRRYRDPALAYLRLADGAETPSPAYVPALIDFYEDRLDEALARLNAGDGGESWSFEVPLLQGDILLARATRRWNEGRTEEARADFEAGRRAHAAAAAIGESVPAVYLARAQLEYAALVMELYGKGDVAPPFARATEALSHALTVAPDDYAAHVLKASLHRRLAEQRTGRGEDARSPLDEALSSARAALALAPGRPEARLELGLSLWQRARDLLGHGEDPREALQQAAEAFESIGPEERDYHFHANLGLVFKLRADHEDQTGGDPLPYRDRSIASYRAALQLDEHLPDAWINLGAAYLRRASHSRGDGEADLARAAEALGRARALNPGQLVPYFQEGQVFEELARRKRARGGETRPDLERALAMYQQGIAINPSLAPLHFGVGAIHIARAREAREHGGSPFPLLDEAEAAYARGLALAPKGGLGDNNLGEVHAWRARYQRELGGDPGPSARAAVEAYQRAIERLPRHAVPRANLGRVLHTLAAYELEHGKDPRPELSRAEEALRRALELNPRETEAWRSLGEVHTVRAGWLMRRRQAPDAELAAAEGAFTKALELAPDDGEARLAFGSFWRTHAEWRAGTGQDAKADVERGLSLVEAALATRPGWAEAVELRARLRALSPSR
- a CDS encoding alkaline phosphatase family protein — encoded protein: MRDHIQHIVHVMFENRGFDSVLGHLYRRDELPLHHLPALRPGEPAFHGLDFLDREALANTLKDGAGHPVRTTVPSPGVRAMNNPGANTHEDYEHVNVQLYGAKENPAPGAVPDMKGFLQDFSTRFNLKWDARTLERIDQVLRCYTPADLPVLNGLARRYAVSDAWFSSVPTQTNANRAFSLAGTSLGLVDNGFHAREPKAIHAPLADDAFDTDTLWHVMERAGRRDWAVYCHDNFPPLLSSVPYTRRIFPRLERIERIDSHFQPMARFFEHARTGSLPAFTYLEPSWAGEVMGHIVNGNDYHPPVNVTRSELFLRQVVSALSAHRAAWERTLLIITFDEHGGTYDHVPPPWGAMPPWGRGPAPHPLQHGFGFDRYGVRVPAILVSPWVEEGTVFRAPGDVPFDHTSVTATVLEWMGIPRAQWNLGERVLQAPTFGFALTRTTPRVDPPFAPVPDVRPGTPLRYGQPFRLRHSSGAYVTAAKTSLGYAYPSLGAGQPVTLELRLGHGEVRDGATVQVLSTEDALERNNCLGAWRDRKDCYYSETDDSRDYLQQQWEVRRAGPGNGPLRYGDTVTFGSRFPEFIGHRLAEHGGWLSTRRGASDTWVIEPPAVLFAGTGSDTWEGGLAWDGSGGGPRFPPE